A region of Candidatus Roizmanbacteria bacterium DNA encodes the following proteins:
- a CDS encoding superoxide dismutase translates to MSYQLPDLPYDFSALEPHIDSRTMEIHHGKHHAAYVAKLNAVVEKYPELQGKELIDLMKDFESLSISEADKTAFRNNGGGHLNHSLFWEIMGPEKEIDEGLTERIKSTFGSVDSFKEEFSNAAANRFGSGWAWLVDSNGELKIYSTPNQDSPYMQGDTPIIGLDVWEHAYYLKYQNLRPDYIKAWWNVLKVLE, encoded by the coding sequence ATGTCTTATCAACTGCCTGACCTACCATACGATTTTAGTGCTCTCGAACCGCATATCGATTCCCGTACCATGGAAATTCATCACGGGAAACACCATGCCGCATATGTAGCAAAGCTCAATGCCGTGGTTGAGAAATATCCGGAATTGCAGGGAAAAGAACTTATCGATCTTATGAAAGATTTCGAATCTCTTTCTATTTCGGAAGCCGATAAAACAGCCTTCCGCAACAACGGAGGAGGACATCTCAATCATTCTCTCTTCTGGGAAATCATGGGACCGGAAAAAGAAATTGATGAGGGACTGACAGAACGGATCAAGTCAACATTCGGCTCAGTTGATTCCTTTAAGGAAGAATTCTCAAATGCCGCAGCAAACAGATTCGGCAGCGGATGGGCCTGGCTTGTCGATTCAAACGGAGAACTGAAAATCTACTCAACACCCAATCAGGACTCCCCATACATGCAGGGAGATACACCGATTATCGGTCTTGACGTATGGGAACACGCATACTATCTCAAATATCAGAATCTGAGACCCGACTATATCAAAGCTTGGTGGAATGTCTTGAAGGTTTTGGAATAA
- a CDS encoding cyclase family protein — MQYTEIIDISVPLTTKTTVYPGNPSVIIEELKSETSASTISKLTMGSHTGTHVDAPKHVFAEGEGVGVYDLFCFVGDARVIDCTQDDVEISRKTLEQSGIQKGERILLKTANSGRLREPFFSDFIFLSPEGAAYLAEVGVRMVAIDYFSIKQKGSTDNRPHTELLSKNIPIIEGVDLQGIEPGEYFLSALPLKFDELDGAPMRAVLMR, encoded by the coding sequence ATGCAATATACAGAAATTATTGATATTTCAGTCCCGCTTACAACAAAAACAACCGTGTATCCGGGGAATCCTTCTGTCATCATTGAGGAACTGAAAAGTGAAACCAGTGCTTCCACGATAAGCAAACTCACAATGGGATCCCACACAGGCACTCATGTCGATGCTCCGAAACATGTGTTTGCCGAGGGGGAAGGTGTCGGTGTGTATGACCTTTTTTGTTTTGTAGGGGATGCCCGCGTGATTGATTGTACACAGGATGATGTTGAAATCAGCAGAAAGACTTTGGAACAATCAGGTATTCAAAAAGGTGAGCGCATTCTTCTTAAGACTGCAAATTCAGGCCGGCTCAGGGAACCGTTTTTTTCCGATTTTATTTTTCTTTCTCCGGAAGGAGCGGCATATCTTGCTGAGGTTGGTGTTCGGATGGTTGCCATTGATTATTTTTCGATCAAGCAAAAAGGATCAACGGATAACAGACCACATACGGAACTTCTCTCAAAAAATATACCGATTATTGAAGGCGTGGATTTACAGGGTATAGAGCCGGGAGAATATTTTCTTTCTGCACTTCCGTTGAAGTTTGATGAACTCGACGGGGCTCCGATGCGGGCGGTTTTGATGAGATAA
- the gnd gene encoding decarboxylating 6-phosphogluconate dehydrogenase — protein MKKEIGIVGLGKMGMGIAKQLHEKGWRVIVTNRTPAKVDEAAQLGMIASYSYQEMISKFESTPRVVWLMLPAGAPIEEALFGNQGLSEFLDKGDTVVEAGNSFYKEDAPRAEKLSEKGIQYIDVGVSGGPSGARNGACLMVGGSAEQFRKMEELYKDVSIKDGYAHFAGVGAGHFVKMVHNGIEYGMMQAIGEGFNVMKKSQFNLDLTEVARIYNTGSVIESRLVGWLHKAYTEWGEDLKTISGSISHSGEGKWTVETAKDLGEEVPVIAESYQFRLDSEKKPSYTGQVVSALRGQFGGHAVKK, from the coding sequence ATGAAAAAAGAAATCGGAATAGTCGGACTGGGGAAAATGGGAATGGGTATTGCAAAACAATTGCATGAAAAAGGGTGGAGGGTGATTGTGACAAACCGCACTCCGGCAAAGGTAGACGAGGCCGCACAACTCGGCATGATAGCATCATATAGTTATCAGGAAATGATTTCAAAATTCGAGTCAACTCCCCGTGTTGTCTGGCTCATGCTTCCTGCAGGCGCCCCGATTGAAGAAGCACTCTTCGGTAATCAGGGTCTTTCGGAGTTTTTGGACAAAGGAGATACGGTTGTTGAGGCAGGAAATTCATTTTATAAAGAAGACGCTCCCCGCGCTGAAAAATTGTCAGAAAAAGGTATTCAATATATTGATGTCGGAGTTTCGGGCGGCCCGTCAGGCGCACGAAACGGTGCCTGTCTCATGGTCGGAGGTTCAGCAGAACAATTTCGGAAAATGGAAGAGTTGTATAAAGATGTCTCAATCAAAGACGGGTATGCTCATTTTGCGGGTGTCGGTGCCGGTCATTTTGTCAAAATGGTCCATAACGGGATTGAATACGGGATGATGCAGGCAATAGGAGAAGGTTTTAACGTGATGAAAAAGTCACAGTTCAATCTGGATCTGACGGAAGTCGCGCGGATTTACAATACGGGAAGCGTGATCGAATCACGGCTTGTCGGATGGCTCCATAAAGCGTATACGGAGTGGGGTGAAGATCTGAAAACGATTTCGGGATCAATCAGTCACAGCGGTGAGGGAAAGTGGACCGTTGAGACTGCAAAGGATTTGGGTGAAGAAGTTCCGGTGATAGCTGAATCATACCAGTTCAGACTGGATTCCGAAAAGAAACCAAGCTATACGGGACAGGTCGTTTCGGCATTGAGAGGTCAGTTCGGCGGTCATGCAGTGAAGAAATAG
- the zwf gene encoding glucose-6-phosphate dehydrogenase, whose protein sequence is MEHTPVLPSKFALPTIFVIFGITGDLVRKKILKALYHLYRKKKLPERFRVYGFSRRDYDDVRLREYLKGIMEKGEYAQPDLYDTFLESFYYVGGDFFSPDAYNHLAEMLGLVDGEWQICSNKLFYLAVPPNAYSDIVTHLHTSGLTKPCSPEEGWTRVILEKPFGTDRKTAIRLDRQLGELFKEEQIYRVDHYLAKETVKNILVFRFSNSFLTPAWNKDYIEKIEVRLLEKVSVRSRGDFYDKVGTLRDVGQNHMLQLLGLFLMDPPSSLDPNEVKKKRSEALASLQIMQEEDVKNQTIRGQFEGYHEVKGVSPQSNTETYFKIKAFSNKKNFEGVPIYLESGKAQGSDLTEVVVTFKESPFCLYSVPGTQKNTLHYHLRPEEKITMNFIAKKPGFTYDVKEHSLGFNYHDAYMDEEFVDDYEALLYDIVRGDQTLFVSTEEIMSEWEFIEPIVTAWQSTGEPGLITYKKGTVIENRL, encoded by the coding sequence ATGGAGCATACACCTGTTCTTCCGTCAAAATTTGCCCTGCCTACAATCTTTGTCATCTTCGGTATAACCGGTGATTTAGTCCGAAAAAAAATACTCAAAGCGCTGTATCATTTGTACAGGAAAAAGAAACTCCCGGAACGGTTCCGCGTTTACGGCTTTTCAAGACGGGACTATGATGATGTACGTTTGAGAGAGTATCTCAAAGGAATAATGGAAAAGGGTGAATATGCGCAGCCGGATTTATACGACACATTTTTAGAGTCTTTTTATTATGTAGGAGGTGATTTTTTCAGTCCCGATGCTTACAATCATTTGGCGGAGATGCTCGGGCTTGTAGACGGAGAATGGCAAATATGTTCCAATAAATTATTTTATTTGGCTGTTCCTCCCAATGCCTACTCTGACATTGTGACTCATCTGCACACATCGGGACTTACCAAACCCTGCAGCCCTGAGGAAGGATGGACCCGGGTGATTCTGGAAAAGCCGTTCGGAACGGATCGCAAAACGGCGATACGGCTTGATCGCCAGCTGGGGGAGCTTTTTAAAGAGGAACAGATATACCGGGTGGACCACTATCTCGCAAAAGAAACCGTCAAGAATATCCTGGTATTCCGCTTCAGCAATTCTTTCCTTACTCCTGCCTGGAACAAAGACTATATTGAAAAAATCGAAGTGCGGCTTCTGGAAAAGGTATCTGTCAGGAGCAGAGGTGATTTCTATGACAAGGTCGGGACACTTCGCGATGTCGGTCAAAATCATATGCTTCAGTTACTGGGTCTCTTTTTGATGGATCCGCCTTCATCTCTTGACCCCAATGAAGTAAAAAAGAAACGAAGTGAGGCTTTAGCGTCCCTGCAGATTATGCAAGAAGAAGACGTAAAAAACCAGACAATTCGGGGACAGTTTGAAGGATATCATGAAGTAAAAGGAGTATCTCCTCAGTCAAATACCGAAACGTATTTTAAAATCAAGGCGTTTTCAAACAAGAAAAATTTTGAAGGAGTTCCGATTTATCTGGAATCAGGGAAAGCGCAGGGAAGCGATTTGACTGAAGTGGTTGTGACCTTTAAAGAATCGCCGTTCTGTCTGTATTCCGTTCCGGGAACGCAAAAAAATACGCTCCATTATCATCTTCGTCCGGAAGAAAAAATTACCATGAATTTCATCGCAAAGAAACCGGGATTTACCTACGATGTCAAAGAACATTCTCTCGGATTTAACTATCACGATGCGTATATGGACGAAGAATTTGTAGACGACTATGAAGCGTTGCTTTACGATATCGTGCGCGGAGATCAAACGCTTTTTGTATCAACGGAGGAAATCATGAGTGAGTGGGAATTTATTGAGCCGATTGTCACGGCGTGGCAGTCGACAGGAGAACCAGGGCTTATTACATATAAAAAAGGAACCGTTATTGAGAATCGCTTGTAG
- a CDS encoding FTR1 family protein, which produces MLPAFLITFREVIEATLIVATILGILYKLNHTKSIKTVWYATGIAALTSALLLLGGSILGVKMQELYTGRVEELIEGIFMVTSAIFITWAVFFLHSYFGKYKVQLLQKVKKTLETQEQKGIFVLVFTAVFREGFEIVLFLSTIYFSSDPAHIFTGFASGIIAGLIVSYLFFNATVKMPIYYAFRVTSALLILFAAGLLSRGIHEFAEAGLLPEIGNVIFHIVPAKGTFVGDMIKAVFGITQSMDYVQVSLYLMYTAAMTWFVFFRKSTAEET; this is translated from the coding sequence ATGTTACCTGCATTCCTTATCACTTTTCGCGAAGTCATTGAAGCGACGTTGATCGTTGCCACGATTCTCGGCATTTTATACAAACTCAACCATACAAAAAGTATTAAAACCGTCTGGTATGCAACAGGTATTGCCGCTTTAACAAGCGCTTTACTGCTTCTCGGCGGCAGCATTCTCGGCGTAAAAATGCAGGAGCTTTATACAGGGAGAGTAGAGGAACTTATCGAAGGTATCTTCATGGTGACTTCAGCAATTTTTATCACATGGGCTGTCTTTTTCCTCCATTCATATTTCGGAAAATACAAAGTACAACTATTACAGAAAGTGAAGAAAACTCTGGAAACGCAGGAACAGAAGGGAATATTTGTACTCGTTTTTACGGCCGTATTCCGTGAAGGATTTGAAATTGTACTATTTCTTTCGACAATCTACTTTTCTTCCGATCCGGCACATATTTTTACAGGGTTTGCGTCGGGTATTATTGCCGGACTTATTGTTTCATATCTGTTTTTCAATGCGACGGTGAAGATGCCGATTTATTATGCGTTTCGGGTGACAAGCGCTCTCCTGATCTTGTTTGCTGCAGGACTCTTATCACGCGGGATCCATGAGTTTGCCGAAGCAGGACTGCTCCCCGAGATAGGAAATGTGATATTTCATATAGTTCCTGCAAAGGGAACATTTGTGGGAGACATGATAAAAGCAGTTTTCGGGATCACTCAGTCAATGGATTATGTGCAGGTCAGCCTCTATTTGATGTATACCGCCGCTATGACGTGGTTTGTATTTTTCAGGAAAAGCACTGCTGAGGAAACCTAA
- a CDS encoding ferric reductase-like transmembrane domain-containing protein, producing the protein MENKQSILTRFFRQGIHHKQDILRGFYMLYAFLMGLWILFAYWTSQNVNRAAVYEVGIMSGQIALITFCAVITPGILRRFGIRNMMTSFLMVIRRHLGITMFSLAFLHYSSIRLLPILFGGAPLIVPPPLFEFMGVAALYTLAPVFITSNDLSVSKLGPWWRRIHSMVYFIVWLLFLHVAFQDIGIWTFLIGFFAVAETASLIYVAVAGNTQKAV; encoded by the coding sequence ATGGAAAACAAACAGTCGATCTTAACCCGATTTTTCCGCCAGGGAATTCATCACAAACAGGACATTCTCCGCGGATTTTACATGCTGTATGCATTCCTTATGGGCTTGTGGATACTTTTTGCCTACTGGACATCACAGAATGTCAATCGTGCCGCCGTGTATGAAGTGGGAATAATGAGCGGTCAGATTGCTCTTATCACTTTTTGTGCCGTCATTACTCCGGGTATCTTACGTCGTTTTGGCATTAGAAACATGATGACAAGTTTTCTGATGGTCATCAGACGTCATTTGGGAATTACGATGTTTTCTCTGGCATTCCTCCACTACTCTTCCATACGACTGTTGCCGATTCTTTTCGGCGGAGCTCCCCTTATCGTTCCGCCTCCTCTTTTTGAGTTTATGGGTGTAGCTGCACTGTATACTCTGGCACCGGTTTTTATCACGTCAAATGATCTCAGCGTCAGCAAGCTCGGCCCCTGGTGGAGACGGATTCACTCAATGGTCTACTTCATTGTCTGGCTGCTGTTTCTCCATGTGGCATTTCAGGACATAGGGATATGGACATTCCTCATCGGATTTTTTGCCGTGGCAGAGACCGCATCACTGATATATGTCGCAGTTGCCGGTAACACACAGAAAGCCGTTTAG
- the truB gene encoding tRNA pseudouridine(55) synthase TruB, which yields MIKAFYKPKGISSYDLIRKLKSKYSGQKIGHGGTLDPLAEGVLVIGIGREGTRNLHNVLKGTDKVYEATIELGKVSETDDEEGPVVTTGPQEKPTKEKLLSALESFRGETDQTPPRYSAIKIDGVPAYKRARKGEEFILPSKKVTVTDLTLLTYRFPIFTVRMTVTSGFYVRSFARDLGEKLGTGAYLKSLVRTAVGDYTIDKAEHLE from the coding sequence ATGATAAAAGCATTTTATAAACCGAAAGGAATATCCTCATATGACTTGATACGGAAGCTGAAATCAAAATATTCCGGTCAGAAAATCGGTCACGGAGGAACGCTCGATCCGCTTGCGGAAGGAGTACTTGTGATCGGTATCGGGCGGGAAGGAACCCGAAACTTGCACAACGTCCTGAAAGGGACGGATAAAGTATATGAAGCCACAATAGAGCTGGGAAAAGTATCGGAAACTGACGATGAAGAAGGACCGGTTGTCACTACCGGCCCACAGGAAAAACCGACTAAAGAAAAACTTCTCAGTGCGCTGGAATCGTTTAGAGGAGAAACCGATCAGACACCGCCGCGGTACTCAGCTATTAAAATTGACGGAGTTCCGGCATACAAGCGGGCCAGAAAAGGCGAGGAGTTCATTTTGCCCAGTAAAAAAGTCACCGTAACCGATCTTACGCTTCTCACCTATCGATTTCCGATTTTTACGGTGCGGATGACGGTCACTTCAGGTTTTTATGTCAGATCGTTTGCACGGGATCTGGGAGAGAAACTGGGAACAGGAGCCTACCTAAAATCGCTTGTCCGCACAGCTGTCGGTGACTACACCATCGATAAGGCAGAACATCTGGAATAA
- a CDS encoding RNA methyltransferase gives MISEKRAQIMKNVVSKRQKGITVVLEDLHDPHNAAAVLRSCEGFGVQEVYFIFENQEEFNPRKIGKLSSGSANKWLDFRMYHSTEECITELHKKGYTVYATTLDDKAKSLYEADLREEKIALLFGNEHSGISEKASELSDYTMYIPMRGFVQSFNVSVTVSIFLFELTRQRISDKRLQPLDSNIRQKLLEDFLKR, from the coding sequence ATGATCTCTGAAAAACGTGCTCAAATTATGAAAAATGTCGTTTCAAAACGACAGAAGGGAATTACCGTTGTGTTAGAAGACCTGCATGATCCTCACAATGCGGCGGCCGTTCTCAGGTCCTGTGAAGGATTCGGGGTACAGGAGGTGTACTTCATTTTTGAAAATCAGGAAGAGTTTAATCCCCGGAAAATCGGGAAATTATCCTCAGGATCTGCGAACAAATGGCTGGATTTCCGTATGTATCATTCAACTGAGGAATGTATTACTGAGCTTCACAAAAAGGGGTATACAGTATATGCAACAACTCTTGATGATAAGGCAAAATCCCTGTATGAGGCAGATCTTCGGGAAGAAAAGATAGCGCTTCTTTTCGGCAATGAACACAGCGGGATTTCTGAAAAAGCTTCGGAGCTTTCTGACTATACGATGTATATTCCGATGCGCGGCTTTGTACAAAGTTTCAATGTATCGGTAACCGTCAGCATCTTTCTGTTTGAATTGACAAGACAACGAATCAGTGACAAAAGACTCCAACCGCTCGATAGTAATATCCGGCAGAAACTTCTCGAAGATTTCCTCAAACGGTAA
- a CDS encoding transcriptional repressor — protein MKNDNIEQLKDKGHRITQARSAVIELLENTDRPTSAKALHTMLERIGIHVNVTTVYRELDFLLAENIIEKVPLKDTELHYEMKGRPHHHHLLCTACGNIEDISLESEHVLLEEAHTVSSYQINRHSLAFYGKCPKCQ, from the coding sequence ATGAAAAACGACAATATTGAACAATTAAAGGACAAAGGTCATCGTATCACACAGGCAAGAAGTGCTGTTATAGAACTTTTGGAGAATACGGATCGTCCGACTTCAGCAAAAGCTCTTCACACAATGCTTGAACGAATAGGAATCCATGTGAATGTGACGACTGTATACCGTGAACTTGACTTCCTTCTTGCAGAAAATATTATCGAAAAAGTACCTTTGAAAGATACGGAACTGCATTATGAAATGAAAGGACGACCGCATCACCATCATCTTCTTTGTACAGCGTGCGGAAATATTGAGGATATCTCGTTGGAATCAGAACATGTTCTTTTGGAGGAAGCACATACCGTTTCTTCCTACCAAATAAACAGACACTCGCTTGCATTCTACGGCAAATGCCCGAAATGCCAGTAA
- a CDS encoding glutathione S-transferase N-terminal domain-containing protein, translating into MKNISQSDFKKEVVEKKGTVGVIIQTEWCEPCKHLSPVIEKLEEEYKGKDLTFVSVDLDSNPSFTSYYRIAGLPTVIFFKDGAMKGLYMGVKTVEEFREIITGIIEGKKKEGPQSVKVFSTPTCPYCHMVKAYLDQKDIAYEDVDVSKDREAAMQMVQKSGQMGVPQLWIDNEVVVGYDTARIDQLLGQ; encoded by the coding sequence ATGAAAAACATATCCCAATCTGATTTTAAAAAAGAAGTCGTCGAAAAAAAAGGCACGGTCGGTGTCATTATTCAGACAGAATGGTGCGAACCCTGCAAGCATCTCAGTCCGGTCATTGAAAAGCTTGAAGAGGAATATAAAGGAAAAGATCTCACTTTCGTAAGCGTTGATCTGGATTCCAATCCGAGCTTTACATCGTATTATCGGATCGCGGGATTACCGACGGTCATTTTCTTCAAAGACGGCGCCATGAAGGGACTCTATATGGGTGTAAAAACAGTAGAGGAGTTTCGGGAAATTATTACGGGAATTATTGAGGGAAAAAAGAAGGAAGGTCCTCAATCGGTAAAAGTCTTCTCTACCCCGACTTGTCCGTATTGCCACATGGTCAAAGCATATCTTGATCAGAAAGATATTGCGTATGAAGATGTTGATGTCTCAAAAGATCGGGAGGCGGCGATGCAGATGGTTCAAAAATCAGGACAAATGGGTGTCCCTCAGCTCTGGATTGATAATGAAGTGGTGGTAGGATACGACACAGCCCGTATTGATCAGCTTCTCGGCCAATAA
- a CDS encoding PadR family transcriptional regulator, with translation MRKNFPRIVIENYYEPCILYLLSQGPNYGYKIQQHIEMQLSCNANISNIYRCLSKLHKEKCVTKTKEPGESGPERVVYRITPDGEKLLKEWVKDLQRQKKIVNTLITSCIET, from the coding sequence ATGAGAAAAAACTTTCCGAGAATAGTGATCGAAAATTACTATGAACCCTGTATTTTATACCTCCTTTCACAAGGTCCGAATTACGGTTATAAAATACAGCAGCATATCGAAATGCAACTGAGTTGCAATGCAAATATCAGCAATATCTATAGATGCCTATCAAAATTGCACAAAGAAAAATGTGTAACAAAAACAAAAGAACCCGGCGAGAGCGGACCGGAACGGGTCGTTTATCGGATCACTCCTGACGGAGAGAAGTTGCTTAAGGAATGGGTAAAGGATTTACAGCGACAGAAGAAAATCGTAAATACACTTATTACCAGTTGTATTGAAACATGA
- a CDS encoding CPBP family intramembrane metalloprotease, which produces MQPLSKQVKQYILLSFGLSWGLAGMYYLTGGRLTHRGALLMLISYMFMPMVSAVILQKFVYKKPLKKPLHIFFKPNKYFAAALLLPFIVSIAGMGVSLLLPAVSFSPGMEGMIEKYASILSPSDLAKMKEQIASSPIHPFWLAIIQGLVAAVTVNAIAAFGEELGWRSYLYNELKKYGFWYTSIFTGVVWGLWHAPIILQGYNYPDSPVFGVLLMTVFTLLYSPIFTYIRQKSGSVIAASILHGGINASAGLAILVTRGGNTLLVGSLGLSGFIVLAVMNLVLFMIIKKDKNTLLLKEEGERG; this is translated from the coding sequence ATGCAACCGTTATCAAAACAGGTAAAACAGTACATTTTGCTGTCATTCGGATTGAGTTGGGGATTGGCAGGGATGTATTATCTGACCGGTGGGAGGCTTACCCATCGGGGCGCTCTTCTCATGCTTATTTCCTATATGTTTATGCCGATGGTCTCCGCTGTGATTCTTCAGAAATTTGTTTATAAGAAGCCGCTCAAAAAACCGCTTCACATTTTTTTCAAACCGAACAAATATTTTGCTGCAGCACTTCTTCTTCCGTTTATTGTTTCAATAGCCGGGATGGGGGTAAGTTTGCTTTTGCCCGCAGTCTCTTTTTCACCCGGCATGGAAGGTATGATTGAGAAATACGCTTCGATATTATCTCCTTCTGATTTAGCAAAAATGAAGGAGCAGATTGCCTCTTCTCCTATTCATCCGTTCTGGCTGGCAATTATTCAAGGGTTAGTGGCTGCCGTGACGGTAAATGCAATCGCAGCCTTCGGTGAAGAGCTTGGTTGGAGAAGCTATCTTTACAACGAGCTGAAAAAATACGGTTTCTGGTACACGTCAATTTTTACGGGAGTTGTCTGGGGATTGTGGCATGCGCCGATCATTCTTCAGGGGTACAATTATCCTGATTCTCCGGTATTCGGAGTTTTGTTGATGACCGTTTTTACGTTGCTTTATTCACCTATTTTTACGTATATCCGTCAGAAATCGGGATCGGTAATTGCAGCTTCAATCCTTCACGGAGGGATCAATGCCAGTGCCGGACTTGCCATACTTGTGACACGAGGAGGGAACACTTTGTTGGTGGGATCATTAGGATTGTCAGGTTTTATAGTTCTTGCTGTAATGAACCTGGTGCTTTTTATGATAATCAAAAAAGATAAGAATACGCTTCTTTTGAAAGAGGAAGGGGAGAGGGGATAG
- the typA gene encoding translational GTPase TypA translates to MNIRNIAIIAHVDHGKTTLVDAMLKQAHIFRDNQKEMQEELLMDSNDLEREKGITILAKNTAIDYKGERINIIDTPGHADFGSEVERVLNMASGALLLVDAAEGPLPQTRFVLKKALEAKLRVILFINKIDKKDARAIEIQREVENLFLDLADDESALNFTTLYGVGRDGKAFKELPSNYTSDLPGDLSPLLDTIAEEIPNTNINEDQPFQMLISTVDHDPYVGRICIGKVTRGTLSKGQRISLVDDGEIIGTYTATKLFTSKGLGRIETDKIISGDIAALAGIPELTIGQTVTNPEHPEHLPKIKVEEPTIKIKIGPNTSPFAGREGDFVTSRQIRARLYKELETDLGLRVEDDQETTSFIVSGRGELHLAVLIETMRREGYEMEVSKPQVIYKKIDGVQCEPYEELTIDVNKDYMGAVTDELGKRKAKMMNMTPQGDTAIRLIYKISSRNLIGIRSNLLTNTRGTAVMHTYLLGYEPLGTDMENIRRGALISTQGGETLTYGLANAQIRGVMFYGPGVNVYEGMVVGLASQERDIEVNVCKAKQLTNNRSSGEGVKVILEPPTTLSLEQYLDIIGDDELLEVTPKNLRLRKKYLTIADRRVAKRNES, encoded by the coding sequence ATGAACATCCGAAATATTGCCATTATCGCTCACGTGGACCACGGTAAAACAACCCTGGTTGACGCTATGCTCAAACAAGCTCATATCTTTCGTGACAATCAGAAAGAAATGCAGGAGGAACTTTTGATGGATTCAAACGACCTTGAGCGTGAAAAAGGTATCACTATTTTGGCTAAAAATACTGCAATTGATTACAAGGGAGAACGTATCAATATCATCGATACACCGGGCCACGCTGATTTCGGAAGTGAAGTTGAGCGGGTTCTTAATATGGCAAGCGGAGCACTGCTTCTCGTCGATGCAGCGGAAGGTCCGCTTCCGCAAACCAGATTTGTTCTGAAAAAAGCACTGGAAGCCAAACTCAGAGTCATTCTTTTCATCAATAAAATCGATAAAAAGGATGCCCGCGCTATTGAAATTCAGCGTGAAGTAGAAAATCTCTTTTTGGATTTAGCTGATGATGAATCGGCGCTTAATTTCACAACTCTTTACGGTGTAGGCCGTGACGGAAAAGCATTCAAAGAACTTCCGTCAAACTATACATCTGATCTTCCCGGAGACCTTTCTCCCCTTCTTGATACCATCGCAGAAGAAATTCCGAACACAAATATTAATGAAGATCAGCCTTTCCAGATGCTGATATCGACCGTTGATCATGATCCGTATGTCGGACGTATCTGTATCGGAAAAGTAACAAGAGGGACACTCTCAAAAGGACAAAGAATTTCACTTGTTGATGACGGAGAGATTATAGGGACATATACCGCCACCAAACTTTTTACCAGTAAAGGATTAGGCAGAATTGAAACCGATAAAATTATCTCAGGTGATATTGCCGCTTTAGCCGGTATTCCTGAGCTTACCATCGGACAGACAGTGACGAATCCGGAGCATCCTGAACATTTGCCGAAAATCAAAGTAGAAGAACCGACTATTAAAATCAAAATCGGTCCGAACACCAGTCCTTTTGCAGGCCGTGAAGGCGATTTTGTAACTTCCCGTCAGATAAGAGCAAGGCTGTATAAAGAACTGGAAACAGATCTCGGACTACGTGTTGAAGACGATCAGGAGACTACCTCATTTATCGTCTCAGGACGGGGTGAACTTCACCTTGCCGTGCTTATTGAAACCATGCGCCGTGAAGGTTACGAGATGGAAGTTTCAAAACCGCAGGTCATTTATAAAAAAATTGACGGCGTGCAATGTGAGCCGTATGAAGAACTGACTATTGATGTCAATAAAGATTATATGGGTGCGGTCACCGATGAACTGGGAAAAAGAAAAGCAAAAATGATGAACATGACTCCCCAAGGGGATACTGCAATTCGCCTGATTTATAAAATCTCAAGTAGAAACCTTATCGGTATTCGTAGTAATCTACTGACCAACACCCGCGGAACTGCAGTCATGCATACATACCTTCTCGGTTATGAACCCCTGGGAACAGATATGGAAAACATCAGACGAGGCGCACTGATATCGACACAAGGCGGGGAGACGCTCACCTACGGACTTGCCAATGCTCAGATTAGAGGTGTCATGTTTTATGGACCCGGAGTAAATGTCTACGAAGGAATGGTGGTCGGACTGGCTTCTCAAGAACGGGATATTGAGGTCAATGTCTGCAAAGCAAAACAGCTTACAAACAATCGATCATCCGGTGAAGGAGTTAAAGTAATCCTTGAGCCTCCTACAACACTTTCACTGGAACAGTATCTTGATATCATCGGTGATGACGAACTTCTCGAAGTCACGCCGAAGAATCTGAGGCTGAGAAAAAAATACCTCACCATCGCTGACCGTCGCGTGGCAAAAAGAAACGAGTCATAA